Genomic segment of Pueribacillus theae:
AAAAGAATTCGCCCATCAACGGTTCGCTGTAAATAATCTTGAGCTAAAGTATTTGACCCTACTGTCTCTCGATTTTCCCAACCAATTGTAGACCACTGCTTCTCTGATAAAGGTTCAGTTAATATCATAGAAGAGTACATTGGAATAATACGACGACGAAATTTTGTCATCTGACTAAGATATGCCTCTCCAGCTATAATAACTGCTACGTCCGCTTTAACAGCACCCTCAGTTAAAAGCAATTTCGGGGGTTTCATCGATTCACCTTCTATAAAATCTAATACCTCCGTCTGCTCATATATTTTTACTCCGCGCCTTTCAACGATTCGTGCTAGTTGTCTAACTAATTTACCTGGATGAAGAACGGCTGAAACTTTCGTTAGTATGCTAGCTTTAAGACCTTGAATATGAATTCGTTCATCTGTTTTCTCTTTGCTTAAAAGTTGATAATAATTCTCTAAACCAAGTTTCCGATATGTTTTCATCTCATTTTCTAATTGAGAGAGTAAATTTTCTCCTAACGTTACCTTTAAAAAACCAGCTTTTTTCCAATCTACATTCATATTTTCGATCTGAATTACACGTTCAACCTCATTAACTGTATCGAACATTGTTAATTGTAATTCCCTAGCTCTCTCACTCCCATATCGTTCAATAGCTACAGGTGGGGTAACTGAAAACCTTGGTGAACACCATCCGGCATTTCTTCCAGAAGCGCCAAAACCAGTGATTTCCCTCTCAATTATTGCTATTTTTAACGAAGGATTTTGAAGCAATAAATAATAGGCAGTCCATAAACCAGTATAGCCCGCACCTAAAATAGCGACGTCAACAATTATTTTCTCATTCAACCTAGGTCGGGGTGTTAAATCATCCCCGCTACTTTCAAGCCAATAGCTTCTAGATGAATGGTACTTTAATAGGTCAGCATTGTCTATTCCTATTTTGAACACCTCAGCTTTAAGGTTTTTTCTGAACAATCCCTTATTATATTGTTTTTATTCCTTCCTCTTTTTCCGTTGAAAAGTCCTTTTTGTCTGGAATAGCCAAACTTATAATAACACCTGCTAATAATGCAAGAACTAATGTTGCTCCACGGGAAGTAAAGATATCTTCGAGAGGCGTACTAATCCATATTATCGTACTAATAGAGCCTGTTAGAAGTGCAGCAATGATTCCGGCACCGGATACCCGTTTCCAAAAGAAGGTTAAAAGAACTGCAGCACCAAAGCTATTTCCAACTCCTGCCCACGCCCATCCAACAACAACATAAATTAAGGATTTAGACATAAGCCCGAATATTAGACCAATGATTCCAACAATTATCACAGTAATACGTGAAATCACGACAAATTGTTTTTCAGTCAATTTCAGACCCATAATTTTGTGTAAAACGTCTTCACTTATAGAACTAGTAACGACTAATAATTGTGAAGAGGCTGTTGACATAATGGCTGCAAGAATACCTGAAAGTAAGATTCCAACTAACCATACTGGAAGTAAATCAGTGAGCATAATTGGTAAGATCATTTCAACATTCTCAACATTTCCAGAACCGTATAATGTTATCCCTGTTATCCCAATTAAAAATGAACCACCATATGCCAATACGCCCCAAGTAATCGCAACATTTCTACCTGTTTTCACATCTTTTTCACTTCTTAACGCCATAAATCTTGCACTTATATGCGGTTGTCCCCCCAAAAAACCAAAAGCCCATGATAGATTTGTATAGATGAGGATTCCGACAGCAAATCCTGTTACACCCCCTGTCCAAGAATTCACTCCATTTCCAGCTTGAACAAGTGCATCAATAATGGATAGATCCTCTACTCCAATTTTGAACAACGCAACAATCGGCAAAACAACGAGTGTAAGTACCATTAAAATGGCTTGAATGGCGTCTGTCCAAACAACAGATAAGAAGCCACCCAAACATGCATATATAATTACTACGGCTGCTATTACAAGAATGCCCGTTAAAGACTGAATCCCCATTGTTTGCTCTAAAGTATTACCTGCTCCTCCAAATTGGGCACCAACGTAGAAGGTAAAGAAAGGAATAATGATTAATGCTCCTATTGCCCTGATTAAATTTCCGTGTTTGGGGAATCTAGCAGATAAATAATCAGGTAGCGTCAGAACATTATATTTTATTCTCTCTTCCATAAATTTTTTAGCTAAAAATAACCAAGAGACGATGATTCCACCTAACATCCCGATAAACAACCATATACTAGAAAGTCCAGTCGAAAAAGCAAAACCTGTAGCTCCCAGTAGTAACCATGCAGACGCCTCAGTAGATCTTTCAGAAAAAGCCAAAACCCAACCTGAAAGTTTGTTACCACCCAGATGATAATCATCATATCCTAACTCTTTTCGACTAAAATAGACTCCAATTAATAGCATTGCCACAAAGTAAATAATGAGTT
This window contains:
- a CDS encoding NAD(P)/FAD-dependent oxidoreductase translates to MFRKNLKAEVFKIGIDNADLLKYHSSRSYWLESSGDDLTPRPRLNEKIIVDVAILGAGYTGLWTAYYLLLQNPSLKIAIIEREITGFGASGRNAGWCSPRFSVTPPVAIERYGSERARELQLTMFDTVNEVERVIQIENMNVDWKKAGFLKVTLGENLLSQLENEMKTYRKLGLENYYQLLSKEKTDERIHIQGLKASILTKVSAVLHPGKLVRQLARIVERRGVKIYEQTEVLDFIEGESMKPPKLLLTEGAVKADVAVIIAGEAYLSQMTKFRRRIIPMYSSMILTEPLSEKQWSTIGWENRETVGSNTLAQDYLQRTVDGRILFGVGNGGPYRYSSKIKDSFDTYGPVIEWLKQRVIKWFPSISRDQFTHVWGGPIGVTSDWTPNFQYDKRTRVAKAFGYFGQGVSTSNLAGRILSDLITERKTLLTNLPVVQHSSPKWVPEPFRWIGARFIQSEIERLDKISDLKGIAPKGTSFAERLIRH
- a CDS encoding sodium/proline symporter, translated to MSIVILIELIIYFVAMLLIGVYFSRKELGYDDYHLGGNKLSGWVLAFSERSTEASAWLLLGATGFAFSTGLSSIWLFIGMLGGIIVSWLFLAKKFMEERIKYNVLTLPDYLSARFPKHGNLIRAIGALIIIPFFTFYVGAQFGGAGNTLEQTMGIQSLTGILVIAAVVIIYACLGGFLSVVWTDAIQAILMVLTLVVLPIVALFKIGVEDLSIIDALVQAGNGVNSWTGGVTGFAVGILIYTNLSWAFGFLGGQPHISARFMALRSEKDVKTGRNVAITWGVLAYGGSFLIGITGITLYGSGNVENVEMILPIMLTDLLPVWLVGILLSGILAAIMSTASSQLLVVTSSISEDVLHKIMGLKLTEKQFVVISRITVIIVGIIGLIFGLMSKSLIYVVVGWAWAGVGNSFGAAVLLTFFWKRVSGAGIIAALLTGSISTIIWISTPLEDIFTSRGATLVLALLAGVIISLAIPDKKDFSTEKEEGIKTI